The segment CCCTTCATCATGTTTAGATATGttgtaataaatatttatcttCACTATAATATTAATGAATTATTGTCAACTGCATTAGGTAATATTTTAACATTATTATATTCCTTAACAACATTATATCTATAAATTCTGATAAACAATATGACAGCAATTGTATCTATTAAATCTGACAGCATTTACTTCTTTTATATACAATTTGACAGTATTTATAACCTCTAATTCTGACAACCTTTATAGCTTCTAAATCTGATACATTCATATTATTTTCCtaaatctaataaaatatttatatctcCTAAATCTGATAAATAATTTGACAGTATGATGATTTTGTATCTATATATTCTGAAGACAGTAGGATAATACTGAACCTTGATAAACGTAGGATATCTACTTAATCTGATGCATAGTGGGATGACTTTATATTTATCTAATCTACTGACTGTATGATGACATCGATACAGCATACCTGAGGTTGACCATATGCGAAGTTAGTATGAGTTGTTCTTATGCTCCTTCCTTTTGTATTCCTTCTTACTTGTCTCTCATAAGTGTGTGCTTCTGGAGGAAGGTGGTCAGATTATTTAATTTCCTTGACTGGCTACGACCCTTCCTTAAGGATATGACTCCCCCTTGAGTCGTACCTTCTCTAATTTAAATTTGCCATTCTTAACCACAGCCCGATGCATTGGTAATATGATCGGTGCTTTTGTAATAAACAAATTTTGATATAGGTATGCTCATTAATAGAGGAAAAATACAACAGGAAGAAATCTTGGCTAGAGAAACAAGGCAACCTAAGTCTAATTACTGAAGCTAGTGGTGCTGACAAAGATGAGATGAAATAAGCATCGGTAGTTTCTAAGCGTGAGAATAAAAAACATTTAGAAGGAAAGAGTGGTTTTTAACCTTTCGAAAAAGATATTGTATGGTCGAAAATTGTAATTCTATGCGAtgacatggaatattgttttgcaggCCATGGAAATGGGCAGATTAATGTTGAGAAGGTAACAAAATATTATTCCAAAATATGTTTGTGTATTCCTCGCATTAAACGTACTTTTTATACTAGTCAAATGATACACACAATTGCAACAAAGGAAACGACCAAGTGATTTCCACAATTGCACATTTGTAAACTTGTGTAATCtgtatatataaagattacatagAATATGCAAGGAAGCTTCTAAGAGAAGAAAGatgtaaaaatataatatatatatatatatatatataacatttaaaATTATATGATAAGCCTATACAACAGTGCAAGATTTAGAGTAGTACGCTAGCCCATGtgattatatttaataaaatactCTAGCTTGTGTGGCTATGTTTCATTAGTCAAATCACTCGACAGCGGCATCCGGATGTCACATTTAGTGGAGGTAAGTGCTTTATGAAGGATAATCAGTACAATAAGTTCATCTAGAGTTAGAGATAACAAACTACAAACTTCAAGGGGCTTATTCTGCACATTCGCATGCATTGGTTTCCACTGAAATGTGAATTTGTTTCCCATTTATGCAAGTTATAAGAAAATAAACCTCATTCTAAGGATATGGATATGAATTAGCTTCATTCTCAGCATTCCTTTTAGTCAAACTTCGGCACAATTTAAGTAGCCAGATCTAGTTGATACATTCTTCACTTTGATATGAAAGAGTGTGCGACGTATTTATTCTGCCTTTAACCAATTAAAAAGTGAAGAGATTTATATACTATTTTGAATTTTACATATATGCAATGTACACTTGACAACCATACACGTTGACTACCAAAGTCAGAGAAGCATGATATAATCATATTTGTATCATCGGAGTAAAGTTTAAACCTTTTCTCCCTTTGATATGACTATAAAAAACGAAGAAATGGAAGCATGCCACCATTTTAATTATTTAACTTCAGAAACATATTTTATCAGGATAATTCAATAAGAAGAGGTCGAATCTTATCAGAATAATTACTTTCTGAACCCATGCTTCTAAAAACACATATTTACGAGCCAGATGATCAGGGTATCAAGAATAAGCAAAAACCTTAGAAAACAGTTACCAATCCAGCTGAGTTGATCCAAACCTGAGGCTTAAATATTATATGCCCAATGCAACCACTCTGCCACCATGGAATACTACTGTTCCATCCATATCTGGTAGGGAAAAGCAAACTTCTAATGTTGAACAAGGCTCcaccagtgaactgatattgtgggtcataaatgccaccgtggttttttctctttgaggttttccatgtataaattcagtgcgttatggtgttcatttatgtggatggtttatttgataTCTGGTAGGGAAAAGCAAACTTCTAATGTTTAACAAGGCTCCATGTTGTAAGTGAAAAAATCAATCACCAGACTTCACACAAATCGATGCATGTGAGTTGCATATACCCTCGATGTTTGTATGGTCTGACAGCCCCATCACTTCATCATGAAAGGTACACGTTGGATTTATGATAATGGGGCAACATTAAGTATGGCGACTTTGCACCATCAAATAAGGAaaccatgacaacaatcttcaggTACTTTTATTATTAGCATTGatatattttcaaattaatttaagtGTCAACCAAGAAAAGGGCATATAGAGGCTAGCCTGATCAGGAAAAGATGGTATGCCTGAATGCAATTGAAATTATTAAAACCGGTGGAACTCAAAAGTGTAAAAGTGTGTGTGTGAGCGAGTTAGTGAGAGATTATTCAAGTTTGAAAATGGAGTAGAGCTTCACCAACCTGAAAATTTCGATTAAGAGCACTATCACAAGACTTGTAATGTACCACATTACCTGCAAAGGTAATGTACAACAGCATAGTTGCAGAATTAAACTGCATGAAATGCAAGCATTAAACTCTAAAATGTTGTACAGTGAAAGAGGGGTGATAAATGGTCTACCTGTACTGCCTTCAATGGCATGCCTCTGTTCTGTCAATGGGTTTTCAAAGTTTGTGCCTTTGCCTTTGATATCTGACCATCCATCGTTAGCTTTACTAAATTCCTTTGATAATCTAGTCTTTCTATTTGCAAGTCTCGTAGAGTTATCTTCTTGATCAAGACCAGGGCAGTTGGAATGGTGTGAGGAATTGGATTCCGGCTCCAGGTAGTCCCTTTCTTGTATGGGCCTATAATAAGCAACATGACTCTCTCTGAATGAAGTTCCTGATCCTGGATGAACATCAGGCTCAAGTACATCTTTTCGATGATGCAATTCATTGGGCAAACTTACAGTTGAAGAAGAGTCGGGCAATATTATTTCATCTCTCTGGCGTGCGGAGCGTGGGTAATTTGAGCTATGGATGGGATAATTTTCCATGCAATTAAGCCTTCCACTTCCTTGCCCAATCCCATACTTGTGAGATTCAAGCATCGGTGGAGGTCCCTGGCAATGCTCTTTTCTGGAACTTCCTGGCTCGAGAGAATTGGCCTTTACACTTGGAAATGCTTCAGGCTTCCATGTTGCCTGCTGATCCATAAAACGGTGATTGCTGCAATTCTCTGGGACCAGTGTCTGTTTCAAAACAGGAAAGCGGTATGGCAAATCATTTGATGTTGCATGCAGTCCAAAGCCACTAAAACAATTCACGGCATTGGCATTGCTCCTGCGAAATGCAGTGGCAAAAGCCGGCGCTTCAGGCCGCCTTTCATACCCAATTCTATCCATTTTCTGATTACCAGTGATGACATGTTCTCCAGATGAAGGtacaatttctttgcaaaatcccGGATTGTTCCACTTATTCTTTTCTGGACTCTGCCACTCAAATTGTTCCAACATCTGTTTATTAGACCTGAGTTGATCCGATTCGGAGCCAAATAAGGGATTAGGATTGGCATGCTTGTTTCTCCGATCAATCATTATTTCCTTGTTCCTAGGCGAATAAGTAGAATCAATTTCAGAACCTAATAACCCACCTCTATTATCTTGCCTGTCTTCGCTGCAGGGTTTGATCATTCTTCTGCTCCATGCTGTTGCAGACGGGTTCGGCTCAGTAACCACAGtcagctctctctctctccctagaaAATACTGTTTCCAGTGTTCAGCAGGAGCTAATGCTGCTGTCCTACCCATCTCAGCCTGCTGCTGTTGCTTCTTTTCCTTGAGCGGTACGAGGGACCTTGCCCTGACCTGGAATGGTCCAAAGCTAGCAACCACCTGTGTCTCTGTAACCAGATCTTTGCTGTCCACAGAAGCAGAAGGTGAAACCCTCATACGCTTAACTGGCTCGTCAAACACACTCTCAACCTTGGGAAGCACAAGGGGATGGATCACACACCTGGATGTGGAAGACGATGCTTTCCCTTCACTTTCTTCCTTCTCTTGGCGAAAAACAGGAGCAGAAGCAGGACGACTCTTAGGGCTAACAACCCATGTCCCCTGTACCTCTCTGGGCCGCAGCCTCTTCACCCATGAAGACTGCAAAGCCTTTCTGCTGCTGCCCATTTCATGAAAGTTCATAACTTCAACTGAAAGCAAACTGCATCCAGTTTGCTTCTAATGCCTTGACAGCGGGGCCTGGCATTAAATTACTATCCCTTCTCCTCCACAAGAACACACGGTGACCCACAAACAAATAAGCAAAAACAAGATTGTTGTGCTGTCAATGGAAATCAAGTCCCAAAATTTTTGTCAGCAACTGGTGGAAATGGTAATTTCTGTATTATGAAAAGTAGAGTGCTCATTCTTATCCAATTTGGGAAATCGGAAAGGACCCCTGCCATCATCCACCGTCCATAACTTTGCAACATTCTCTGTCTACAATTCTCCCCTCACCCACAGTGAAAaccaaataaataatgaaaaaatttCCCTGCACAGAAAAAAAACAGAGAAAACTGTCCTCTGATCGCGCGATGAAAAAAGATTTGATCGCCCTCAAACACTTCAATTATATGAAGTGACATCAACTTTTGTCCGCGGACCCCATGATTAAACACCTTACCTTATCCTTTTTCCAACAAGTGAAAGACCCAATccctttgatttttcttcttcGCTCGAATCAGATGCAATCATTGCTACAAATATTTAACCAATCCCATTCACCCTTGTCTGCTTCCATTTTTGTTTATGTTGCTTTGATTTCCTAATCAAGAGACATTTAACGTAATCCAACAAATTATGTGCAGCAGTTCTAAGATTTCGTTCCCCTATAATATCTGTCATCCTTGCCCTAAACATAGTTCCGTTTTGTTTTTGGTACACTCGTTTTTAGTGTGTGTTTCTCCCTAACACCACGTCAGCGTATCTTTCCAGGACCTGTTCTTCGCCAAATctttaattttttatcttttttttttaaataagattcTAAACTGAAAACTGTGTAGATTTTATGACAAAATGAATGCCACGTCAATTAAAAAGGGCAAAAAACGCCTCATATAAATATTTTAATGGCGCAAAAGGGGAGGAAAAATAATAATCTTTCTATGCATTCCTTAATATTTAAAATGGACTTTTTAAAGATAGCGGTCCCATGGAGGAGGCTTATAAAAAAATTGAAGTATGAATGTTTCATGAATTTTATAATAGTGGATGACAAGTTTGAATTAAGA is part of the Cryptomeria japonica chromosome 10, Sugi_1.0, whole genome shotgun sequence genome and harbors:
- the LOC131855770 gene encoding uncharacterized protein LOC131855770, which produces MNFHEMGSSRKALQSSWVKRLRPREVQGTWVVSPKSRPASAPVFRQEKEESEGKASSSTSRCVIHPLVLPKVESVFDEPVKRMRVSPSASVDSKDLVTETQVVASFGPFQVRARSLVPLKEKKQQQQAEMGRTAALAPAEHWKQYFLGRERELTVVTEPNPSATAWSRRMIKPCSEDRQDNRGGLLGSEIDSTYSPRNKEIMIDRRNKHANPNPLFGSESDQLRSNKQMLEQFEWQSPEKNKWNNPGFCKEIVPSSGEHVITGNQKMDRIGYERRPEAPAFATAFRRSNANAVNCFSGFGLHATSNDLPYRFPVLKQTLVPENCSNHRFMDQQATWKPEAFPSVKANSLEPGSSRKEHCQGPPPMLESHKYGIGQGSGRLNCMENYPIHSSNYPRSARQRDEIILPDSSSTVSLPNELHHRKDVLEPDVHPGSGTSFRESHVAYYRPIQERDYLEPESNSSHHSNCPGLDQEDNSTRLANRKTRLSKEFSKANDGWSDIKGKGTNFENPLTEQRHAIEGSTGNVVHYKSCDSALNRNFQVGEALLHFQT